The following coding sequences are from one Granulicella sp. L56 window:
- a CDS encoding penicillin acylase family protein: protein MNSYDPVPTDPALLARRFPNENPTPKSDRATRLRRILLLIIAIAVPLVILLAAAAFLGGRYWTRHALRDSLPQIDGTLSIAGLSAPVTVQRDTRGVPHIHAATLSDLVVAQGFVTAQDRLWQMDILRRHAAGELAEILGPSLVPHDRAQRILQVRASADRAVASLPPDQLHWLQLYAQGVNASIAAQSAHLPIEFRILRYQPEPWTPRDSILVGLAMFQDLTNTFPQKLNREALSAKLPPELLADLYPVGSWRDHPPTQPAIDLTNPPADFDDIPLDESQSKLTHPATKPDETTKPGAGAPYLAASSPDVGSSKLTTSTGDLLALQKILSTNPCEGCIAGSNNWAVSGTRTASGKPLLSNDMHLNHSVPGVWYEADLQSTGDNFHAAGVTLPGYPFVIVGHNDHIAWGFTNLGADVQDIYIEHLRGSGSTAEYESPGNIWHPVLHQREVIHVLHHSDVILDVAATQHGTTATPLISSIFPKENRALSLRWTIYDPANITTSFLNIDSAVDWPSFTAAFSTFGGPAQNVVFADDHGNIGYHAVGKIPIRGSITQPTALSPVPTDALDATHDWEGYIPFDQLPQSFDPPGGVLATANARVTPDGYPFPITLNWGAPYRNERIWKVLSSRDHLTPADMLALQTDVYSDLDHVIAQRLAYAIDHSTTKDRRIRQAADILRKWNGNVDINASAPAIVDATRDALWPLLLNPHLGPHPGDIAQLYTWNEKPYAEEQLIMHTPARWLPAHYANWDEFFTAAVAQGLFEAHSPFDLSKWQYGKSHPVYIEHPLFAQSPLLRRLIGVPTGTGAQPQSGDTTTVKQVGRSFGPSERFTADLSNLDNSTLNIVLGESGNPASPWFMDQWPAWYKGTTFTLPFSKTSIDNAATHTLTLTPQ from the coding sequence ATGAACTCCTACGATCCAGTCCCAACCGATCCTGCTCTGCTCGCCCGCCGCTTCCCCAACGAGAATCCCACGCCAAAAAGCGACCGTGCCACACGCCTTCGCCGCATTCTTCTCCTCATCATTGCCATCGCCGTCCCCCTGGTCATCCTCCTCGCCGCCGCTGCCTTCCTCGGCGGACGCTACTGGACCCGCCATGCCCTGCGCGATTCCCTGCCACAGATAGACGGCACCCTTTCCATCGCTGGCCTCTCCGCCCCCGTCACCGTCCAGCGCGACACCCGCGGCGTCCCCCACATCCACGCCGCCACGCTCAGTGATCTTGTCGTCGCGCAAGGCTTCGTCACCGCGCAGGACCGGCTCTGGCAGATGGATATCCTCCGCCGCCACGCTGCCGGAGAGCTGGCCGAAATCCTCGGGCCGAGCCTCGTTCCCCACGATCGCGCCCAGCGCATCCTGCAGGTTCGCGCCTCTGCTGACCGCGCCGTCGCGAGCCTCCCACCCGACCAGCTCCACTGGCTGCAGCTCTACGCCCAGGGCGTCAATGCCTCCATCGCAGCGCAAAGCGCGCACCTCCCCATCGAGTTTCGTATCCTCCGCTACCAGCCCGAACCGTGGACGCCGCGCGACTCCATCCTTGTCGGCCTCGCCATGTTTCAGGACCTCACCAACACCTTCCCGCAGAAGCTCAACCGCGAAGCCCTCTCCGCGAAACTACCGCCTGAACTCCTCGCCGACCTCTATCCTGTAGGCTCCTGGCGCGACCACCCACCCACTCAACCCGCCATTGACCTCACCAACCCACCCGCCGACTTCGACGATATCCCCCTCGACGAGTCCCAAAGCAAACTAACCCACCCCGCCACAAAACCAGATGAAACCACAAAACCGGGTGCGGGTGCCCCATATCTGGCAGCCTCATCGCCAGATGTGGGTTCGTCTAAACTCACGACTTCAACCGGAGACCTCTTAGCCCTCCAGAAAATCCTCTCCACCAATCCCTGCGAAGGCTGCATCGCCGGTTCCAATAACTGGGCCGTCTCGGGAACCCGCACCGCCTCCGGCAAGCCACTCCTCTCAAATGACATGCATCTCAACCACAGCGTCCCCGGCGTCTGGTACGAGGCTGACCTCCAGTCCACGGGCGACAACTTTCACGCTGCCGGAGTCACCCTTCCCGGCTATCCCTTCGTCATCGTCGGCCACAACGACCACATCGCCTGGGGCTTTACCAACCTCGGCGCCGACGTGCAGGACATCTACATCGAGCACCTTCGCGGCAGCGGCTCCACAGCCGAATACGAGTCCCCCGGAAACATCTGGCACCCCGTCCTTCATCAACGCGAAGTCATCCATGTTCTCCACCACAGCGACGTCATCCTCGATGTAGCCGCCACACAACACGGCACTACCGCTACTCCCCTCATCTCCTCCATCTTCCCCAAAGAAAACCGTGCCCTTTCGCTCCGCTGGACCATCTACGATCCCGCCAACATCACCACTTCGTTCCTCAATATCGACTCCGCCGTTGACTGGCCTTCCTTCACCGCAGCCTTCTCCACCTTCGGAGGTCCGGCTCAAAACGTCGTCTTCGCCGACGACCACGGCAACATCGGCTACCATGCCGTAGGAAAGATCCCCATCCGTGGCAGCATCACGCAGCCAACCGCGCTTAGCCCCGTACCCACCGACGCGCTCGACGCAACCCACGACTGGGAAGGCTACATTCCCTTCGACCAGCTTCCCCAATCCTTCGACCCTCCCGGCGGCGTCCTCGCCACCGCCAACGCTCGCGTCACGCCTGACGGCTATCCCTTTCCCATTACCCTCAACTGGGGTGCACCTTATCGCAACGAGCGCATCTGGAAGGTACTCAGCTCCCGCGACCACCTCACCCCAGCGGACATGCTCGCCCTCCAGACCGATGTCTACTCCGACCTCGATCACGTCATCGCCCAGCGCCTCGCCTACGCCATTGACCACTCGACGACAAAAGACAGACGCATCCGCCAGGCCGCCGACATCCTGCGCAAGTGGAACGGCAACGTAGATATCAACGCCTCTGCACCGGCCATCGTCGACGCCACTCGCGACGCGCTCTGGCCGCTGCTCCTCAATCCTCACCTCGGCCCGCACCCAGGCGACATCGCCCAGCTCTACACCTGGAACGAAAAGCCCTACGCCGAAGAGCAGCTCATCATGCACACCCCAGCTCGCTGGCTTCCTGCCCACTACGCCAACTGGGACGAGTTTTTTACCGCAGCCGTAGCCCAGGGCCTCTTTGAGGCCCACTCACCCTTCGACCTCAGTAAATGGCAGTACGGCAAGTCGCATCCCGTATACATAGAGCATCCTCTCTTCGCGCAATCACCGCTGCTGCGGCGCCTCATCGGAGTCCCCACCGGAACCGGCGCACAGCCGCAGAGCGGCGACACCACCACGGTCAAACAGGTAGGCCGCAGCTTCGGCCCCTCTGAGCGCTTCACCGCCGACCTCTCCAACCTCGATAACTCCACCCTCAACATCGTCCTTGGTGAATCCGGCAATCCCGCCAGCCCCTGGTTCATGGACCAATGGCCCGCCTGGTACAAGGGCACAACCTTCACGCTGCCCTTCAGCAAAACCTCCATAGACAACGCAGCAACGCATACACTCACTCTTACCCCGCAATGA
- a CDS encoding polyprenyl synthetase family protein, protein MNFTVQSLLHSGVELTDAALERLLPSPDTLPHSIHRAMRHSTFAGGKRLRPILCMEAARMVSGETEIPEGAANLGAALEMLHTYSLIHDDLPALDNDDLRRGQPTCHVVFGEAIAILAGDALQTLAFQTLASLSSPPSTTVAILSEVSLAIGTGVGANSPLPPGMIGGQVVDIESEGKPPTAELVESIHRAKTGALITVSIVAGGLYGSQTKPSSDTITRLRTFGERAGLAFQIVDDVLDMTQNSAQLGKTAGKDTASIKATWPAVYGIERSLHDAKELIADAFAALAPFGPTANPLKALANYLVERKH, encoded by the coding sequence ATGAACTTCACGGTACAATCCCTGCTTCACTCCGGCGTTGAGCTCACCGATGCCGCCCTCGAACGCCTGCTGCCCTCGCCCGACACCCTGCCCCACTCCATCCACCGCGCCATGCGGCACAGCACCTTTGCTGGGGGCAAGCGCCTCCGCCCCATCCTCTGCATGGAAGCCGCACGCATGGTCAGCGGCGAGACCGAGATCCCCGAGGGCGCAGCCAATCTCGGCGCGGCACTCGAGATGCTGCACACCTACTCCCTCATTCACGACGATCTCCCCGCGCTCGACAACGACGACCTCCGCCGCGGCCAACCCACCTGCCATGTCGTCTTCGGCGAAGCCATCGCCATCCTCGCCGGCGACGCCCTCCAGACCCTCGCCTTCCAGACCCTCGCCTCTCTATCGTCGCCACCCTCCACGACCGTCGCCATCCTCAGCGAAGTCTCCCTCGCCATCGGCACCGGAGTAGGCGCAAACAGTCCACTTCCCCCCGGCATGATCGGCGGTCAGGTTGTCGATATCGAATCTGAGGGCAAGCCTCCCACCGCCGAGCTGGTCGAATCCATCCACCGCGCCAAAACCGGCGCACTCATCACCGTCAGCATCGTAGCCGGAGGCCTCTACGGCTCCCAGACCAAGCCCTCCAGCGATACCATCACCCGCCTCCGCACCTTCGGCGAAAGGGCTGGCCTCGCCTTCCAGATCGTCGACGACGTCCTCGATATGACCCAGAACTCCGCCCAACTCGGCAAGACCGCAGGCAAGGACACCGCCAGCATCAAGGCCACCTGGCCCGCCGTCTACGGCATCGAGCGCTCGCTCCACGACGCCAAAGAGCTCATCGCCGATGCCTTCGCCGCCCTCGCTCCCTTCGGCCCCACCGCGAACCCGCTCAAGGCCCTCGCCAACTACCTCGTAGAGCGCAAACATTAA
- a CDS encoding metal-sulfur cluster assembly factor, translated as MLTEAEILTALRDCYDPELPCNIVDLGLVRAIALAPDTEAPGAGIPGVPQKHRLQIDLILTHPSEDAEAQLRAQIANRLAGLETVSQTTITIQAEPAWSPANITSAGRRILGLDGNPSLIQIR; from the coding sequence ATGCTCACTGAAGCCGAAATTCTCACCGCACTGCGCGACTGCTACGACCCCGAACTCCCCTGCAACATCGTCGATCTCGGCCTCGTACGCGCCATCGCCCTCGCTCCCGATACCGAAGCCCCCGGCGCAGGCATCCCCGGTGTCCCGCAAAAACATCGCCTCCAGATCGATCTCATCCTCACCCATCCCAGCGAAGACGCCGAGGCCCAGCTTCGCGCTCAGATCGCCAACCGCCTCGCCGGTCTCGAGACGGTCAGCCAGACCACCATCACTATTCAGGCAGAACCCGCATGGAGTCCAGCCAATATCACTTCAGCCGGACGCAGAATCCTCGGCCTCGACGGCAATCCCAGCTTGATCCAAATCCGCTAG
- a CDS encoding class I SAM-dependent methyltransferase — MSKKPIPIRPRDLLKATSIPIHPFDQIHGVETSGLVPAANLVTGHPNDEHVTAYYGVAPSILRILIDLWRETPPPEPIHSYTFIDIGAGKGRAMLVASELPFRQVIGIELNPQMVTTARQNIEHWQQSHTDDSTAQRLAPIQLLEQDALTFDFPSTPALVFLFHPFEAPVLKQLLRRIETQFAKRSGTLDILYVNAECRTVLDKHPAFTRLFNGPVAMSPEDHAADLAAIAQQEEYGSTGDEECAIYRYIGRAIKPEI; from the coding sequence ATGAGCAAAAAGCCTATTCCCATCCGCCCGCGCGACCTGCTCAAAGCAACCTCCATCCCCATCCATCCCTTCGACCAGATTCACGGCGTAGAGACCAGCGGCCTCGTCCCCGCCGCCAACCTCGTCACCGGCCACCCCAACGACGAGCACGTCACCGCCTACTACGGCGTAGCACCCAGCATCCTTCGCATCCTCATTGATCTCTGGCGCGAGACCCCGCCGCCTGAGCCCATCCACAGCTACACCTTTATCGACATCGGGGCAGGCAAAGGCCGGGCGATGCTGGTGGCCAGCGAGCTTCCCTTCCGCCAGGTCATCGGCATCGAGCTAAATCCACAGATGGTCACTACGGCACGCCAGAACATCGAGCACTGGCAACAATCCCACACTGACGACTCCACTGCCCAACGGTTGGCCCCCATTCAACTCCTTGAACAGGACGCTCTCACCTTCGACTTCCCTTCCACTCCGGCGCTGGTCTTCCTCTTCCATCCCTTTGAGGCACCCGTCCTGAAGCAGCTTCTCCGCCGCATCGAAACCCAGTTCGCCAAGCGCTCCGGCACGCTCGACATCCTCTACGTCAACGCCGAGTGCCGCACCGTCCTGGACAAACATCCAGCCTTTACCCGGCTCTTCAACGGCCCGGTCGCCATGTCCCCCGAAGACCACGCAGCAGACCTCGCAGCCATCGCCCAGCAGGAAGAATATGGATCGACCGGCGACGAAGAGTGCGCCATCTACCGCTATATCGGTCGCGCCATCAAACCAGAGATTTAG
- the tsaE gene encoding tRNA (adenosine(37)-N6)-threonylcarbamoyltransferase complex ATPase subunit type 1 TsaE produces the protein MNTKEKLREKRFRTRSVEGTLALGETLAEMLRPPKLVILSGEVGAGKTTLVKGIARALGAAYEEDVTSPTFTLVHEYDGPKVHLFHLDLYRLETEEQIAVLGLEEMVAEPNALVLVEWGERFESVVKLADGEIAMEHGEGDERGLIVRWRE, from the coding sequence ATGAATACGAAAGAGAAGTTGCGGGAGAAGCGCTTCAGGACGCGGTCGGTGGAGGGGACGCTGGCACTGGGAGAGACGCTGGCGGAGATGCTGCGGCCTCCCAAGCTGGTGATCTTGAGTGGTGAGGTTGGGGCGGGTAAGACGACTCTGGTGAAGGGAATTGCGCGCGCGCTGGGTGCGGCGTACGAGGAGGACGTAACCAGTCCGACGTTTACGCTGGTGCATGAATATGACGGGCCCAAGGTCCACCTCTTTCATCTGGACCTTTATCGGCTGGAGACGGAGGAGCAGATTGCGGTGCTGGGGCTCGAAGAGATGGTCGCCGAACCGAATGCTCTGGTGCTGGTGGAGTGGGGCGAGCGGTTCGAGAGTGTGGTGAAGCTGGCGGATGGGGAGATCGCCATGGAACATGGCGAGGGCGATGAACGCGGCTTGATCGTTCGCTGGCGGGAGTAG
- a CDS encoding NAD(P)H-hydrate dehydratase: MKILTAAEMGAADRRTVQEFGTPLGDLMEAAGSAVAAFCLRQYPAASRVTVLCGKGNNGGDGLVAARVLAGAGKTVQIVLLGSGSELKGEAAAAWGRLQAEGGETSILKVEDEVTLAKALDESELVIDAVVGTGFKPPLRGLALTARDLLKESNVPVVAVDLPSGWDADSMSQTVEGAFRADALVTFTAPKLAHVFGHLTASTFGSVVVAGIGSPDAAVKSETRLTWTGSAKAVAEKPRGMNSNKGKFGHVLLVGGAWGKAGAPAMASLAALRAGAGLVTAGVIESIVGMVAGVAPELMISALVEAQGLLRNLEGDRLQRLMKGITVLAVGPGLGTDGDASEFARELVAKTEVPVVIDADGLNAFVGKTDLLKGTGRTMVLTPHPGEMARLAGMTVKEVEADRVGLARRFATDHELTLVLKGWRTLVAHPDGSVAVNTTGNPSMAKGGSGDILTGIVAAMLAQFPNDVARAVEAAVYMHGLAGDFAAHAMDEHTVLATDTVKHLSDAFRYRVKDADGLAWICGLNAQKFRGHGT, translated from the coding sequence ATGAAGATTCTGACAGCGGCAGAGATGGGCGCGGCGGATCGTCGTACCGTGCAGGAGTTTGGAACTCCGCTCGGTGACCTGATGGAAGCGGCTGGCAGTGCGGTGGCTGCTTTTTGCCTGCGCCAGTATCCGGCGGCTTCGCGAGTGACAGTGCTCTGCGGTAAGGGCAACAATGGCGGCGACGGGCTTGTGGCGGCGCGGGTGCTTGCAGGAGCGGGGAAGACGGTGCAGATCGTGCTGCTGGGAAGCGGGAGTGAGCTGAAAGGCGAGGCTGCCGCCGCATGGGGACGGTTACAGGCGGAAGGTGGCGAGACTTCTATTCTGAAAGTTGAAGATGAAGTAACGCTGGCTAAAGCATTGGACGAAAGTGAATTAGTGATTGATGCGGTTGTGGGGACCGGCTTCAAGCCGCCGCTGCGAGGACTTGCTCTGACCGCACGGGATTTGCTGAAAGAGTCGAACGTGCCAGTGGTGGCTGTGGATCTGCCTTCGGGATGGGATGCCGATTCGATGTCGCAGACGGTCGAGGGGGCGTTTCGCGCGGATGCTCTGGTGACCTTTACAGCTCCTAAGCTGGCTCACGTCTTCGGCCATCTGACCGCGTCTACGTTTGGGTCGGTGGTCGTGGCAGGTATTGGATCGCCGGATGCCGCAGTAAAGTCGGAGACGCGGTTGACCTGGACGGGAAGCGCGAAGGCCGTGGCGGAAAAGCCTCGGGGAATGAACTCGAACAAGGGAAAGTTTGGGCATGTACTGTTGGTGGGCGGTGCGTGGGGGAAGGCTGGCGCTCCGGCGATGGCCTCGCTTGCGGCTTTACGTGCCGGAGCCGGTCTAGTTACTGCGGGAGTGATTGAAAGCATCGTCGGGATGGTGGCAGGGGTTGCCCCTGAGTTGATGATCTCCGCGCTGGTCGAAGCGCAGGGGTTGCTGCGAAATCTTGAAGGCGACCGGCTGCAGAGGCTGATGAAGGGGATTACTGTCCTTGCAGTGGGGCCGGGGCTGGGGACAGACGGAGATGCTTCGGAGTTTGCGCGCGAGCTTGTGGCGAAGACCGAGGTGCCGGTTGTGATCGATGCCGATGGTTTGAATGCGTTTGTGGGTAAGACGGATTTGTTGAAGGGCACAGGACGGACGATGGTGTTGACGCCGCATCCGGGGGAGATGGCGCGGCTGGCAGGGATGACGGTCAAGGAAGTCGAAGCGGACCGTGTAGGCTTGGCGCGGCGTTTTGCAACCGACCATGAGTTGACGCTGGTGCTGAAGGGATGGCGGACGCTGGTGGCTCATCCTGATGGCAGCGTGGCGGTGAACACGACGGGGAATCCGTCGATGGCGAAGGGCGGCAGCGGAGATATTTTGACAGGGATTGTGGCGGCGATGCTGGCACAGTTTCCTAACGATGTGGCTCGGGCAGTGGAGGCTGCGGTTTACATGCATGGCTTAGCGGGGGATTTTGCGGCTCATGCGATGGATGAGCATACTGTGCTGGCTACCGATACGGTGAAACATTTGTCGGATGCATTTCGCTATCGCGTGAAGGATGCAGACGGATTAGCGTGGATTTGCGGGTTGAACGCACAGAAATTTAGAGGGCATGGGACTTAA
- a CDS encoding penicillin-binding transpeptidase domain-containing protein — MAKTTHGRRHVTSTKVAVHGRRRNGRAVLAVRRTRHRYRYSERFTASSYADNLTLGDVTAGEDPIVRAAAIEALGNMNGTAVAINPDNGRILAMVNQKLALSRGAEPCSTIKLSVALAALEEGIITRDTPVNLGHGYKINLTYALAKSINPYFEVLGRTLGFERVKHYANQFGLGELAGYHIQGEQLGVYPDEPLPEKLGGVGRMCSFGESISMTPLQLGAIVSAIANGGTLYYLQHPETPQEVADFTPRVKRTLNIAPIIPEIIPGMEGAVGSSYGTARSLRASFSEFPVMGKTGTCSNDGTRFGWFASYANTPNGRIVTVFFLEGGRPTFGPKAAELTGQFYRALWDNSYFSPKSPTVETGSLGGN, encoded by the coding sequence GTGGCGAAGACGACGCATGGCCGCCGACATGTAACGTCAACCAAAGTTGCGGTGCATGGACGCAGACGCAATGGGCGGGCCGTATTGGCGGTTCGACGGACACGGCACCGGTATAGGTATTCGGAGCGCTTCACGGCAAGCTCGTATGCGGACAACCTGACGCTAGGGGATGTGACCGCGGGCGAGGATCCGATTGTGCGCGCAGCAGCGATTGAAGCGCTGGGCAACATGAACGGCACGGCGGTTGCGATCAATCCTGACAACGGCCGGATTCTGGCCATGGTGAATCAGAAGCTGGCGCTGTCGCGGGGAGCGGAGCCGTGCTCGACCATCAAGCTGTCGGTGGCGCTGGCTGCGCTCGAAGAAGGCATCATCACCAGGGACACCCCCGTGAACCTGGGACACGGATACAAGATCAATCTGACGTATGCGCTGGCGAAGTCGATCAACCCCTACTTCGAGGTATTAGGGCGGACGCTTGGCTTTGAGCGGGTGAAGCACTATGCCAACCAGTTTGGCTTGGGAGAGTTGGCCGGTTATCACATTCAGGGAGAACAGTTAGGGGTCTATCCGGATGAGCCGCTGCCGGAGAAGCTGGGTGGCGTTGGCCGGATGTGCTCGTTCGGTGAGAGCATCTCGATGACGCCGTTGCAGTTGGGAGCGATTGTTTCGGCGATTGCGAACGGCGGAACGCTTTATTATCTGCAACATCCTGAGACGCCGCAGGAGGTAGCGGACTTTACCCCGCGGGTGAAGCGGACGTTGAACATTGCACCGATTATTCCTGAGATCATTCCGGGAATGGAGGGTGCGGTTGGCAGTTCGTATGGCACGGCAAGATCGCTGCGGGCTAGTTTCAGCGAGTTTCCTGTGATGGGAAAGACGGGCACCTGCTCGAACGACGGAACGCGATTTGGATGGTTTGCCTCGTATGCGAATACGCCGAACGGACGGATCGTCACGGTCTTTTTTCTGGAAGGCGGACGGCCTACCTTTGGGCCGAAGGCGGCGGAGTTGACCGGCCAGTTCTACCGGGCACTTTGGGACAATAGCTACTTTTCGCCGAAGTCGCCGACGGTTGAGACAGGGAGCCTGGGCGGAAATTAG
- the ftsZ gene encoding cell division protein FtsZ, translated as MPNLPDDDIRIHYHDEIPRGAKIKVIGVGGGGNNAVNRMIAANVEGVEFIAANTDVQALQSSNAAVKIQLGVKLTSGLGAGSNPDVGRRAALEDSDKIIEALEGADMVFVTAGLGGGTGTGAAPVIASLASEMGALTVAVVTRPFAFEGKRRMQQAERGMQELLESVDTLIVIPNEKLLAVAKDAGFFESFRIADDVLRQGVQGISDIITIPGVINRDFADVKTTMAGMGYAVMGTAQRTGQNRAAEAAMAAMASPLLEAGAIDGARGILINITGSSSLKLSEVNEASGIIQSAAHEDANIIFGAVQDETMGDEVKITVIATGFRQQEMPQRRERMLAEATLPTMRYDVPIQPRVSTSRAARFASEAEFEATPTFKPEDSSPESFTEVQRPAARAEASPELIPVPASVFDDDFFQGSGSGEEADSDGTSTRARETSHFSAPARVQQQENVRVVMAEPGEAAVRGTSFNDAAGAAAESDELDIPAFLRRGN; from the coding sequence ATGCCAAATCTGCCCGACGACGACATTCGCATTCACTATCACGATGAGATTCCCCGTGGGGCGAAGATCAAGGTGATCGGCGTGGGCGGCGGCGGCAATAACGCCGTGAACCGCATGATTGCGGCCAACGTTGAAGGCGTTGAGTTTATTGCGGCGAATACCGATGTGCAGGCGCTGCAATCGTCGAATGCCGCGGTAAAGATTCAGTTGGGCGTGAAGCTTACGAGCGGGCTGGGTGCGGGATCGAACCCGGATGTGGGCCGCCGGGCGGCTCTCGAAGATTCGGACAAGATCATCGAGGCGCTCGAAGGCGCGGACATGGTGTTCGTGACGGCCGGTCTCGGCGGCGGGACGGGGACAGGCGCGGCTCCGGTGATCGCTTCTTTGGCCAGCGAGATGGGCGCGTTGACGGTTGCCGTGGTGACGCGGCCCTTCGCGTTTGAAGGCAAGCGGCGCATGCAGCAGGCCGAGCGCGGGATGCAGGAGCTACTGGAATCGGTCGATACGCTGATCGTGATTCCGAATGAGAAGCTGCTGGCAGTGGCCAAGGATGCCGGGTTCTTTGAGAGCTTCCGCATTGCCGACGATGTTCTGCGGCAGGGTGTTCAGGGAATTTCGGACATCATTACGATTCCGGGCGTCATCAACCGCGACTTTGCCGACGTGAAGACGACGATGGCAGGGATGGGCTATGCGGTGATGGGAACGGCGCAGCGCACGGGCCAGAACCGGGCCGCGGAGGCTGCGATGGCCGCGATGGCTTCGCCCCTGCTGGAGGCGGGTGCGATCGATGGAGCGCGGGGAATTTTGATCAATATTACCGGGTCGAGCAGCTTGAAGCTCAGCGAGGTGAACGAGGCTTCGGGAATCATCCAGAGCGCGGCTCACGAGGACGCCAACATCATCTTTGGCGCGGTGCAGGACGAGACCATGGGCGACGAGGTAAAGATTACGGTCATCGCCACGGGTTTCCGGCAGCAGGAGATGCCGCAGCGGCGCGAGCGGATGCTGGCCGAGGCGACGCTGCCGACGATGCGGTATGATGTGCCGATTCAGCCCAGAGTGTCGACATCGCGGGCTGCTCGTTTTGCCAGCGAAGCTGAGTTTGAGGCTACGCCCACGTTCAAGCCGGAGGATTCTTCACCGGAGTCATTTACGGAAGTGCAGCGGCCAGCGGCCAGGGCCGAGGCGTCTCCGGAGTTGATTCCAGTGCCGGCGTCGGTCTTTGACGATGATTTCTTTCAGGGATCGGGATCTGGCGAAGAGGCAGATTCGGACGGGACTTCAACCCGGGCGAGGGAGACAAGTCACTTTTCCGCGCCCGCGCGCGTCCAACAACAAGAGAATGTTCGAGTTGTGATGGCAGAACCGGGTGAGGCTGCGGTTCGCGGAACCTCTTTCAATGACGCTGCGGGGGCGGCGGCGGAATCGGATGAGCTGGATATTCCCGCATTTCTGCGACGTGGCAACTGA
- a CDS encoding alpha/beta fold hydrolase has translation MLKARNKADGMYLLSQGSGDAVLFLHGIPTSCHLWDGVIERMSGTYTCMAVDLPGLGRTPKTRQGFGELNAIVVALEALRVENKVEKWHVVGHDAGCAIAVHYAHQHPAHTGRLALLTPSIFPELEPFFLFELLRKPVLGELLAPLVSLIFWKLIMRRTLDGSQAGRAVLADFRAPFRGPLGSWRLMSLLRWGRPEEVLAAIPALLPELLMPTLIFHGAHDPAVPASFATRASGLIPDSEMVMTDSGHFLPMNEPAAIAERLLSFLEKKPDEKLDPKNVEPLWLAADPVGVPVN, from the coding sequence ATGTTGAAAGCTCGGAACAAGGCAGATGGAATGTACCTGCTCTCTCAAGGGAGCGGAGATGCTGTCTTGTTTCTTCATGGCATTCCTACGAGCTGCCATCTGTGGGATGGGGTGATCGAGAGGATGTCAGGAACCTATACGTGTATGGCAGTGGATCTGCCCGGACTGGGAAGAACGCCGAAGACGCGTCAAGGATTCGGGGAGTTGAATGCAATTGTGGTGGCGCTCGAAGCTCTTCGCGTTGAAAACAAGGTAGAGAAGTGGCACGTAGTCGGTCACGACGCAGGGTGCGCGATTGCGGTGCATTATGCGCACCAGCATCCCGCGCACACGGGCCGTTTGGCACTGTTGACTCCTTCGATCTTCCCGGAGCTGGAGCCGTTTTTTCTCTTCGAATTGTTGCGGAAACCTGTGTTGGGGGAGTTGCTGGCGCCCTTGGTGAGCCTGATCTTCTGGAAGCTGATAATGCGAAGGACGCTCGATGGCAGTCAGGCGGGGCGCGCTGTCCTGGCGGATTTTCGTGCACCGTTCCGTGGGCCGCTGGGATCGTGGCGATTAATGTCGCTGTTGCGATGGGGGAGACCCGAAGAAGTGCTCGCGGCGATTCCGGCATTGTTGCCGGAGCTTCTGATGCCAACGTTGATCTTTCATGGCGCGCACGATCCTGCTGTGCCTGCAAGCTTTGCGACGCGTGCATCTGGATTGATTCCTGACTCGGAGATGGTGATGACGGACTCGGGGCACTTTCTGCCTATGAACGAACCTGCGGCGATTGCCGAGAGGCTTCTCAGCTTTCTGGAGAAGAAGCCAGATGAGAAGTTGGATCCTAAGAACGTTGAGCCGCTTTGGCTGGCCGCCGATCCCGTTGGCGTGCCTGTAAATTGA